The proteins below are encoded in one region of Bremerella sp. P1:
- a CDS encoding 2-dehydro-3-deoxygalactonokinase — MYFCFFNCDWGTTNFRLRLVEVETRTIIAERSSNEGVAELAGVSGPHDRCRLFQSTLRRHVLDLTQTVPFDVDHVPVVISGMASSSIGWRELPYARTPFEMDGRGLVVCRLDDVEQLTQPVYLVSGLQAKNDVLRGEETELVGLGSLYGELISSFLTAWVVLPGTHSKHVLVKDGNVVDFRTYMTGELFQLLRKHSSLKRAEATGNEELNWTSPEKIDAFCEGVRLARDASLTNSLFQVRVKQLTASQRPSVSEAFLSGQLIGSEIWSLKSKVASESQIILGAGKKLNPIYQLALEIAGLADRTTEIVIDDVERLSAVGQWYAIQSHNKLLFKQG, encoded by the coding sequence ATGTATTTCTGTTTTTTTAACTGTGATTGGGGCACCACAAACTTTCGCCTTCGTTTGGTTGAAGTTGAAACTCGAACGATTATCGCTGAGCGGTCCAGTAACGAAGGTGTCGCCGAATTGGCAGGCGTCTCGGGGCCCCACGATCGCTGTCGCCTTTTTCAGAGCACCCTAAGGCGACATGTTTTGGATCTTACGCAAACTGTGCCGTTTGATGTTGACCATGTACCCGTGGTCATTTCCGGTATGGCGAGTTCTTCGATTGGCTGGCGAGAGCTTCCTTATGCTCGTACGCCATTCGAAATGGATGGGCGCGGGCTGGTTGTTTGCCGATTGGACGACGTCGAGCAGTTGACCCAGCCGGTTTACCTCGTATCAGGGCTACAAGCGAAGAATGACGTTCTCCGGGGCGAGGAAACCGAGTTGGTTGGACTGGGTTCGCTTTATGGCGAGTTGATCTCTAGTTTCCTTACTGCTTGGGTTGTTTTGCCAGGTACTCATTCCAAGCACGTTCTGGTCAAGGATGGAAACGTGGTGGATTTTCGTACTTACATGACGGGCGAATTGTTTCAATTGTTGAGAAAGCATAGTTCGTTGAAACGTGCCGAGGCGACCGGCAATGAGGAATTGAATTGGACCAGTCCAGAAAAGATCGACGCATTTTGCGAGGGTGTCAGGCTTGCCAGAGATGCAAGCCTGACAAATTCTCTTTTTCAGGTGCGCGTCAAGCAACTGACAGCCAGTCAAAGGCCTTCTGTCAGTGAAGCTTTTCTGAGCGGGCAATTGATCGGTAGTGAGATATGGTCGCTGAAGTCTAAGGTTGCGAGCGAGTCACAAATCATCCTGGGGGCAGGTAAAAAGCTGAATCCTATTTACCAATTGGCACTGGAGATTGCAGGCCTAGCGGATCGGACTACCGAAATCGTGATCGACGATGTTGAACGACTATCAGCGGTCGGGCAATGGTACGCAATTCAATCGCACAATAAGCTTCTTTTCAAGCAAGGTTGA
- a CDS encoding heparin lyase I family protein, with protein MLYRVFLALSCLHCLVTAVGAQGVTRNQAAILYSTGFENGTLLEPIPNGNLDYSTFFLYVDGANLGTAGAPGNEDLMAGYNDGIYDRLLVTDTISRSGQYSVSTYVPREWRSFRSELAETREEEVLPIDGLERWFAFSVYVPANWQATTSQTKVVRWLGNGHNIHNGGPLKLTIMNGSFHISHSWDDTIPASSAEGFQIQQENRSNAELVPVIPGQWNDFVFHVKWNYNSGGDGFLEIWHNDISVYYYEGPLGYNYSTAPWVIFGCNRNDWRNANFVDKVQLYDQNGEPNGTAPVDPPITELELLFDDYSVGDETALYQDVVPGTPRLPFTTAPRRNKAALKFVQDWEDGTFINYQYPYTNPTNPAYNGDYTHFVLSAWGNDGFGNNLVDSDDPSGAYIYGYNDGVTDFITAPYRQIRRKGNYAMRTYVPRNEAYPSNYRSEVVPKIYYAPKTPEGIERWMGISIYVPEDFPDPAPRINSLNFQWHGGGNGGTNLHSSPSMCIRTDKGQFAIQHTWDDVVPETLEEGIATMRANRSYASMVPMKRGQWHDFVLHWKWNYNQDGDGFLEIWCNDESVYRYDGPLGYNCVREPNMQFGIYKPEWKSSGYLDLYDAYDGSGNYLGREVMDPQMSKLEFYYDELRFGYGDARYQDVVPGTPRLPLGEEVPVN; from the coding sequence CGTGTTTTTCTGGCACTCTCATGCTTGCATTGCCTGGTTACGGCAGTGGGGGCCCAAGGCGTTACCCGCAATCAAGCGGCTATTCTCTATTCCACCGGGTTTGAGAATGGTACCCTGCTCGAGCCGATTCCCAATGGGAACCTCGACTATTCGACCTTCTTTCTCTATGTCGATGGGGCGAACTTGGGGACTGCCGGCGCCCCTGGTAATGAAGACCTGATGGCAGGTTACAACGATGGAATTTATGACCGCCTCTTAGTAACTGATACGATTTCTCGATCAGGGCAATACAGCGTTAGCACTTATGTTCCCCGAGAGTGGCGTTCCTTCCGAAGTGAACTGGCCGAGACGCGGGAAGAGGAGGTTTTGCCAATCGATGGTTTGGAACGCTGGTTTGCCTTCAGTGTTTACGTTCCAGCCAATTGGCAAGCGACAACTAGCCAAACGAAGGTCGTGCGTTGGCTGGGTAACGGGCATAACATTCACAATGGGGGGCCCCTGAAACTGACAATCATGAATGGCTCTTTTCATATCAGCCATTCCTGGGACGATACGATCCCGGCCAGCAGTGCGGAAGGTTTTCAGATTCAGCAGGAAAACCGAAGCAACGCCGAACTGGTACCAGTCATTCCTGGCCAATGGAACGACTTTGTCTTCCATGTGAAGTGGAACTACAACTCCGGTGGCGACGGGTTCCTGGAGATCTGGCATAACGATATCTCCGTTTACTATTACGAAGGTCCGCTCGGTTACAACTACAGCACAGCTCCCTGGGTCATCTTCGGCTGCAATCGAAATGACTGGAGAAATGCAAACTTTGTTGACAAGGTTCAACTGTACGACCAAAACGGAGAACCCAACGGCACAGCGCCTGTGGATCCGCCAATCACGGAACTAGAGTTGCTCTTCGACGACTACAGCGTGGGAGACGAGACGGCCCTGTATCAAGATGTCGTGCCAGGCACTCCACGTCTGCCGTTCACCACCGCACCAAGGCGGAACAAGGCGGCGCTTAAATTCGTTCAAGACTGGGAAGACGGCACCTTCATCAATTACCAATACCCCTATACCAATCCAACGAATCCAGCATACAACGGGGACTACACGCACTTCGTCTTGAGCGCTTGGGGGAATGATGGTTTCGGCAACAACCTCGTTGACTCTGATGATCCATCCGGTGCTTACATTTACGGCTATAACGATGGCGTCACCGACTTCATCACGGCACCCTATCGTCAAATCCGTCGTAAAGGTAACTACGCAATGCGGACATATGTACCCCGCAACGAAGCCTACCCTTCGAACTATCGCAGCGAAGTCGTTCCCAAGATTTACTATGCCCCTAAAACCCCTGAGGGGATTGAACGCTGGATGGGGATCAGCATCTACGTGCCAGAGGACTTTCCCGACCCAGCGCCACGAATCAATAGCCTGAACTTTCAATGGCACGGTGGTGGAAACGGTGGTACCAACCTGCACTCAAGTCCATCGATGTGCATTCGCACGGACAAGGGACAGTTCGCGATTCAGCACACTTGGGACGACGTGGTCCCCGAAACATTAGAAGAGGGGATCGCCACAATGCGAGCCAATCGGTCGTACGCTTCCATGGTTCCCATGAAACGTGGCCAATGGCATGACTTTGTCTTGCACTGGAAGTGGAACTACAACCAGGATGGCGATGGTTTCCTCGAAATCTGGTGCAATGACGAGTCCGTTTATCGGTACGACGGTCCGCTAGGCTACAACTGCGTTCGTGAACCGAATATGCAATTCGGCATCTACAAGCCGGAATGGAAGAGCTCTGGCTACCTGGATCTGTACGACGCCTATGACGGAAGCGGCAACTATCTCGGCCGAGAAGTCATGGATCCACAAATGTCCAAACTCGAGTTCTACTACGACGAACTTCGGTTTGGGTACGGGGACGCCCGCTATCAGGACGTCGTACCTGGTACGCCGCGTCTGCCGCTAGGGGAGGAAGTTCCAGTAAACTAA
- a CDS encoding sulfatase, with translation MINLTRRLVLMSALAVTAVLLTGIPAVAAKPGQPNIVFLLVDDLGIKDLSCYGSEFHESPNIDQLASQGICFTNAYASHPTCGPSRTGIVTGKFPARMNLLTNTGAVRNGEMLWPKVLQQHGYATYFLGKWHMGNANSVFDNGFDVNIAGCGVGQPSDYYFPYKSDIKKCDVPDMEDGKPGDYLTDALTDKALKLLDGNGDKPFLLYFSYFNVHKPAISNAQGKKEHVESFNRKLESMPQVDLTLKEVVRGGHKVQSVPAQRNPEFAGQIKALDDSVGRIMQKLDELGIADNTIVVLTSDQGSMCTSRKGVSTAAPYRFGKGFLFEGGIRVPLIVKWPGHMTPGTTNPTVTINTDIYPTMMDILGLPKRNQQHMDGISIVETFEGTTMRFNRTFYWAFPQNHALGHRPSLAIRRGPYKLIYWPENGVTELYDVESDISESVDLSRQKSELAAELLKGLKAWKPASTVLAKFE, from the coding sequence ATGATCAATCTCACTCGACGACTTGTGTTGATGTCAGCACTTGCCGTTACCGCTGTGTTGCTGACCGGAATCCCCGCTGTTGCCGCCAAGCCTGGTCAGCCGAACATCGTGTTTCTGCTAGTGGATGATCTAGGAATCAAGGACCTGTCTTGTTACGGGAGTGAATTTCATGAGTCGCCCAATATCGACCAACTGGCATCCCAGGGCATTTGTTTTACGAATGCCTATGCATCACATCCGACATGCGGACCGTCGCGCACAGGAATTGTCACCGGCAAGTTTCCAGCGCGGATGAATCTCCTCACCAATACGGGGGCAGTGCGAAATGGTGAGATGTTATGGCCGAAGGTTCTCCAGCAGCATGGATACGCCACGTACTTTCTCGGCAAATGGCACATGGGAAATGCAAATTCCGTGTTTGACAACGGGTTCGACGTCAATATCGCCGGCTGTGGAGTAGGTCAACCATCGGACTACTACTTTCCCTACAAAAGCGATATCAAAAAGTGCGACGTTCCCGATATGGAAGATGGTAAACCAGGCGACTACCTGACGGATGCCCTGACCGATAAAGCACTCAAATTATTGGACGGCAACGGCGACAAACCGTTCTTACTTTACTTCTCGTACTTCAACGTCCACAAGCCAGCAATTTCGAATGCCCAAGGGAAAAAAGAGCATGTGGAATCGTTCAATAGAAAGCTCGAATCGATGCCTCAGGTTGACCTGACGCTGAAGGAAGTCGTCCGCGGTGGACACAAGGTCCAATCCGTCCCAGCCCAACGCAATCCTGAATTTGCTGGGCAGATCAAAGCCTTGGACGATAGTGTCGGTCGGATCATGCAAAAGCTGGATGAGTTGGGGATTGCGGACAATACGATCGTTGTTCTGACCTCCGACCAAGGCAGCATGTGCACCTCCAGAAAGGGCGTCAGTACGGCCGCCCCATATCGATTCGGAAAGGGTTTCCTATTCGAAGGAGGCATCCGCGTTCCTTTAATCGTTAAGTGGCCTGGCCATATGACGCCTGGAACCACCAACCCCACGGTGACGATCAATACCGATATCTACCCCACGATGATGGATATCCTAGGCCTGCCTAAACGCAACCAGCAGCACATGGATGGGATTAGTATTGTCGAGACGTTTGAGGGAACTACCATGCGTTTTAATCGGACTTTCTACTGGGCTTTTCCTCAGAATCATGCGTTGGGGCACCGCCCCTCGTTGGCCATCCGTCGCGGGCCATACAAGCTCATCTATTGGCCAGAAAACGGAGTTACCGAACTGTACGATGTCGAAAGCGATATCTCGGAGTCCGTAGATCTGAGTAGACAGAAATCGGAACTAGCAGCCGAGTTATTGAAAGGCTTGAAAGCATGGAAACCTGCCAGCACGGTACTGGCAAAGTTTGAGTGA
- a CDS encoding DUF1559 domain-containing protein gives MIAIIGVLIALLLPAVQQAREAARRNQCTNNLKQIGLGLHNYHDTFQRFPPGFLYITGNGNPKHRLGWATHLLPFIEQSALYDSINPQGQPVHVDQGESIVEAFNCPSSTLPERSPEGFGKSNYVGNQGYGNGSKDFGGIFNDNSEIKFRDITDGSSNTILVGEAEGSINDSYDAFPIWAGPTPYSSNTGRSRRSILRRGDIRRPINKDCTRPNVNDCHPEIFSSRHPGGAVFAFCDASVRFLPETIALGSSNDLPDGAFMMLINRADGEVIGGY, from the coding sequence GTGATCGCTATTATCGGAGTGCTCATTGCTTTGTTGTTGCCAGCAGTACAGCAAGCTCGCGAAGCAGCCCGACGAAATCAATGCACGAACAACCTTAAGCAGATCGGACTGGGGTTGCACAATTATCACGATACGTTTCAAAGGTTCCCACCAGGTTTCCTTTACATTACAGGAAACGGGAATCCCAAGCACCGGCTTGGCTGGGCTACACATCTATTGCCCTTTATCGAGCAATCAGCACTCTATGACAGTATCAATCCGCAAGGTCAACCGGTGCATGTCGACCAGGGAGAGAGCATTGTCGAAGCATTCAACTGCCCGTCATCGACCTTGCCTGAGCGTAGTCCCGAAGGTTTCGGCAAATCGAACTACGTCGGAAATCAAGGCTACGGGAATGGAAGCAAGGATTTCGGTGGAATTTTCAATGACAACAGTGAGATCAAATTTCGCGATATAACTGACGGTAGCAGTAACACCATTCTCGTGGGGGAAGCGGAGGGATCGATCAACGATTCTTACGATGCTTTTCCGATTTGGGCTGGACCGACGCCATATTCCAGCAATACGGGAAGATCGCGTCGCTCGATACTCCGCCGAGGAGATATACGGAGACCGATCAATAAGGATTGCACCCGCCCTAACGTAAACGACTGCCATCCGGAGATCTTTTCGAGTCGCCATCCTGGCGGAGCAGTATTTGCGTTTTGTGATGCAAGTGTTCGGTTTTTACCAGAAACAATTGCCTTAGGAAGCTCGAATGACTTGCCCGATGGAGCATTCATGATGCTGATCAACCGCGCTGATGGGGAAGTAATCGGCGGGTACTAA
- a CDS encoding bifunctional 4-hydroxy-2-oxoglutarate aldolase/2-dehydro-3-deoxy-phosphogluconate aldolase: MSTSFNWQLFENRPLVGILRGFEWAQTQVAVESVATEGITTVEVTMNSPDALSQIRALSSDFSMQINVGAGTVCKAAQAEAAIESGASFLVTPTVTREVIQVALQADVPIFVGAITPTEILRALDFGATFIKIFPANALGPDYLKSVLGPFSKIRLMPTGGITTVNLPNYLSAGATAFGIGGPLFDKKQIADENWQWLRNQARLFVASYDEARAAAIQQV, from the coding sequence ATGAGTACATCGTTTAATTGGCAACTATTTGAGAACCGACCACTTGTAGGCATCTTACGTGGATTTGAATGGGCGCAAACACAAGTTGCGGTCGAATCTGTCGCCACCGAAGGCATTACAACAGTCGAGGTCACAATGAATTCCCCTGACGCATTGAGTCAGATCAGGGCATTGAGTTCCGATTTTTCAATGCAAATCAACGTCGGAGCGGGAACGGTTTGCAAGGCAGCCCAGGCAGAAGCCGCGATCGAAAGCGGGGCATCCTTCTTGGTAACGCCTACAGTCACCCGGGAGGTAATTCAAGTTGCATTGCAGGCCGATGTCCCCATATTTGTTGGAGCGATTACTCCAACCGAGATCTTAAGAGCGTTGGACTTCGGGGCAACTTTCATCAAAATATTCCCTGCAAATGCTTTGGGGCCAGACTATCTTAAGAGCGTTCTTGGTCCCTTCTCTAAGATCCGTCTAATGCCGACAGGAGGTATTACCACAGTCAATTTGCCAAACTACTTGAGCGCTGGAGCAACGGCGTTCGGGATAGGTGGCCCTCTTTTCGACAAGAAGCAAATTGCTGACGAGAATTGGCAGTGGCTAAGGAATCAGGCCCGGCTTTTCGTGGCATCCTACGATGAAGCCAGAGCAGCGGCGATTCAACAGGTCTAA
- a CDS encoding carboxypeptidase-like regulatory domain-containing protein, which yields MKSVICFGILLLVSLQIGCGVDELRPVSGIVTLDGEPLGGADIIFVPQESGYTNASARTNGNGMYELFYINGEGTAPGSYKVVISKSNESQRGEIETVPAKYNRFSDMVVRVEADGENRFDFALEGS from the coding sequence ATGAAAAGCGTTATCTGTTTCGGAATCCTATTGCTTGTCAGCTTGCAGATTGGATGTGGCGTCGATGAATTAAGACCCGTCAGTGGTATTGTCACGCTCGATGGGGAGCCACTTGGAGGAGCCGATATTATTTTTGTGCCCCAAGAAAGTGGTTACACCAATGCAAGCGCTCGGACAAATGGGAACGGTATGTACGAATTGTTTTACATCAACGGAGAAGGTACCGCGCCTGGAAGCTACAAGGTAGTTATCTCAAAGTCTAATGAGTCTCAGCGTGGAGAAATCGAAACTGTGCCAGCCAAGTATAACCGCTTCTCCGATATGGTCGTTAGGGTTGAAGCAGATGGGGAAAACAGATTTGACTTTGCCCTGGAAGGTAGTTGA